From a single Verrucomicrobiia bacterium genomic region:
- a CDS encoding MBL fold metallo-hydrolase, protein MASKLKKTGEKVAVIPLEDNFTDIVGKAQRGLNLSGTALAERAGVSLAEVNAVRRGEVDEAVLRKVAGALGLGAEALVASARGAWRPREVGEVRGLGRFNTPFDDMTVNAYVVYDAETREAAAFDTGADCDGMLEFAREKGLRVEMILLTHVHTDHVFDLGRLKAATGARAYVSGREVLAGAEAFEDGKIFEVGKLKIEARRTSGHARGGTSFVVTGLARRVALVGDALFAGSMGGGMVDYGEVLRTNREGIFTLPDETILCPGHGPLSTVGEEKLHNPFFPEFQQQQASQQ, encoded by the coding sequence ATGGCAAGCAAGTTGAAAAAAACCGGTGAAAAAGTGGCTGTGATTCCGCTGGAAGATAATTTTACGGATATCGTGGGCAAGGCGCAGCGGGGGTTGAACCTGTCGGGCACGGCGTTGGCGGAGCGGGCGGGGGTGTCGCTGGCGGAGGTGAATGCGGTGCGGCGGGGCGAGGTGGATGAGGCGGTGTTGCGGAAGGTGGCGGGGGCGCTGGGGTTGGGGGCGGAGGCGTTGGTGGCGAGCGCGCGGGGGGCGTGGCGGCCGCGGGAGGTCGGGGAGGTGCGGGGGTTGGGGCGGTTCAATACGCCGTTCGATGATATGACGGTGAACGCGTATGTGGTGTATGACGCGGAGACGCGGGAGGCGGCGGCGTTCGATACGGGGGCGGATTGCGATGGGATGTTGGAATTCGCGCGGGAGAAGGGGCTGCGGGTGGAGATGATTTTATTGACGCATGTGCATACGGACCATGTGTTTGATTTGGGGCGGTTGAAGGCGGCGACGGGGGCGAGGGCGTATGTGAGCGGGCGGGAGGTGTTGGCGGGGGCGGAGGCGTTTGAGGATGGGAAGATTTTTGAGGTGGGGAAATTGAAGATCGAGGCGCGGCGGACGAGCGGGCATGCGCGGGGTGGGACGAGCTTTGTGGTGACGGGGTTGGCGCGGCGGGTGGCGTTGGTGGGTGATGCGCTGTTTGCGGGTTCGATGGGCGGCGGGATGGTGGATTACGGTGAGGTGTTGCGGACAAATCGCGAGGGCATTTTTACGCTGCCCGACGAGACGATTCTTTGTCCCGGGCATGGGCCGTTGAGCACGGTGGGCGAGGAGAAACTGCACAACCCGTTCTTCCCGGAGTTTCAGCAACAGCAAGCCAGCCAGCAGTAG
- a CDS encoding LacI family DNA-binding transcriptional regulator, whose amino-acid sequence MKKKESVSQQRIAQDLDVSQALVSMVLNGKRENISPDSYQRIWDHAIKIGYRPKGMQLNGDGALVTNVGFILRSGLRLHTQSNFFSHVQHGLHAGLLAHGYHSMFLGSEDDLGVRTVQQKLRQNQVFGLAILGQVDEKFLKAIKAVQPNLVAISVSYPGICHSVMPNEKQALSLLVEHLVELGHRQFAWVAGDKGLHYNIRRRAGLVEALSQHDLKLADRFTMNVELGDRLGGWKAGEIMLGQISRKSFPTAWICANGLMARGVINCLMQNGWRVPEEISVVAVDATRVCVEEHPQITGAHADPEKIGVTAAELLLKRADSEEDESLMDVLLPSHLTVRETSAKPPVTA is encoded by the coding sequence GTGAAGAAAAAGGAGAGTGTATCACAGCAACGAATTGCCCAGGATCTGGACGTTTCGCAGGCATTGGTTTCCATGGTTCTTAATGGGAAGCGGGAGAATATCAGCCCGGATTCCTATCAGCGGATTTGGGACCATGCGATTAAAATCGGGTATCGACCCAAGGGTATGCAGCTGAACGGGGACGGTGCCCTGGTTACGAATGTGGGGTTCATTCTGCGCAGCGGGCTGCGGCTGCACACCCAGAGCAATTTTTTCAGCCATGTCCAACACGGGTTGCATGCGGGCTTGCTGGCGCACGGGTATCACTCGATGTTTTTGGGGTCCGAAGACGACCTTGGGGTCCGTACCGTCCAGCAAAAGCTCCGGCAAAACCAGGTTTTCGGCCTGGCGATACTCGGGCAAGTGGACGAGAAATTCCTGAAAGCCATCAAGGCGGTCCAGCCAAATCTGGTGGCCATCTCCGTAAGCTATCCCGGAATTTGCCATTCGGTGATGCCCAATGAAAAACAGGCGCTGAGTCTTCTGGTGGAACACCTGGTGGAACTGGGGCATCGCCAGTTTGCGTGGGTGGCTGGCGACAAGGGCCTTCATTACAATATCCGTAGGCGCGCCGGATTGGTTGAGGCGCTAAGCCAGCACGACTTGAAATTGGCGGACAGGTTCACGATGAATGTGGAGCTGGGCGACCGCCTCGGCGGGTGGAAAGCGGGCGAAATCATGCTCGGCCAAATCTCCCGCAAGAGTTTCCCCACCGCCTGGATTTGCGCCAACGGTTTGATGGCGCGCGGGGTGATCAATTGCCTGATGCAAAATGGGTGGCGTGTGCCGGAGGAAATCAGCGTCGTCGCCGTGGATGCCACACGGGTTTGCGTCGAGGAACATCCGCAGATTACGGGCGCCCATGCCGATCCTGAAAAAATCGGGGTGACCGCCGCGGAGCTATTGCTGAAGCGCGCTGATTCGGAGGAGGATGAAAGCCTCATGGATGTGCTGCTTCCCTCGCATTTGACGGTCCGAGAAACTTCCGCCAAGCCACCCGTTACTGCGTGA
- a CDS encoding hydroxyacid dehydrogenase — protein MMSNHRAIIALSDLEIADFLPGPMWGELEKLVPGYQRIPLPLAGPNDWERLWRGSPADILISAWQTPSLNSTLQPVDLKPLRYVCHLAGTIRKLVPRELIEQGLVVTNWGGSISATVAECTLMLTLMALRRASHWAVAMHRDGAWKNGSSFTQSLLGRRVGIHGFGSISQCLVPMLRPFTSQIQAFSPSMPDGIFSSFGVKRLASLEELFAESDVVVELAAATPENYHIVTESHLRLIPEGGVFVNVGRGCVIDEGGLLRVAREGRLQIALDVFEQEPLAADSPLRGLPNVTLLPHLGGPTRDRRRDAGAFALKNLRAFLRGEPLDAVVTLEVYDRSS, from the coding sequence ATGATGTCCAACCATCGCGCCATTATCGCCTTGAGCGACCTCGAGATTGCCGACTTCCTCCCCGGCCCGATGTGGGGAGAATTGGAAAAACTCGTACCGGGATACCAGCGCATCCCCCTCCCGCTCGCCGGTCCGAACGATTGGGAGCGACTGTGGCGCGGATCCCCGGCGGATATACTCATCTCCGCATGGCAAACGCCCTCCCTCAATTCGACCCTGCAACCGGTGGATTTGAAGCCGTTGCGTTACGTCTGCCACCTGGCAGGCACCATCCGCAAGCTCGTCCCCCGCGAGTTGATCGAGCAGGGCTTGGTGGTCACGAATTGGGGCGGTTCGATCAGCGCAACTGTTGCCGAATGCACGCTGATGTTGACGTTGATGGCTCTGCGGCGCGCGTCGCATTGGGCCGTGGCGATGCATCGGGACGGCGCATGGAAAAACGGGAGTAGCTTCACCCAAAGCTTACTGGGCCGGCGCGTGGGGATTCACGGCTTCGGCTCAATCAGTCAGTGTTTGGTCCCGATGCTGCGACCGTTCACCTCACAGATCCAGGCCTTTTCACCGAGCATGCCGGACGGAATTTTCTCCAGTTTCGGCGTAAAACGGTTGGCATCGCTGGAGGAGCTGTTTGCCGAATCCGACGTGGTGGTGGAGTTGGCCGCGGCAACGCCGGAGAATTATCATATCGTAACCGAGAGTCATCTGCGGCTGATTCCCGAAGGTGGTGTATTTGTAAATGTCGGCCGCGGTTGTGTGATAGACGAGGGTGGATTGCTTCGCGTTGCGCGGGAAGGTCGGCTGCAAATCGCGCTCGATGTTTTCGAACAAGAGCCACTCGCGGCCGATTCACCCCTGCGCGGACTGCCAAACGTCACACTCCTGCCCCATCTCGGCGGTCCCACACGTGACCGGCGGCGCGATGCCGGGGCGTTCGCATTGAAGAATCTTCGGGCCTTTTTACGCGGTGAACCGTTGGACGCTGTCGTGACACTGGAGGTTTATGACCGAAGCAGTTAG
- a CDS encoding TIM barrel protein — protein MTEAVSRRGLSWGASTLGCAELSLPEICELFHAFNLRELEIRAVDGRMDLPQWSADKGWMPLRATALLAHHRIQLRVAGSSFKLVGNDEKSRAEMLAFCQWADSWGAPYVRAFGGGAWGHPLNEADYAQAAQTVAWWQQEKKRHGWRIELLLETHDGFSASGPCRELFARLREPIGIIWDSHHTWRLGGESPRESWSQLSKWIRHVHVKDSIAKPSARHPYTYVLPGDGEMPLGQIVNLLAEHQFAGAVSLEWERLWHPYLPPLREALTRLEAQPWFVGSVKAVNEHQSPAITR, from the coding sequence ATGACCGAAGCAGTTAGCAGGCGCGGCTTGTCGTGGGGCGCCTCCACTCTCGGTTGCGCGGAGCTCTCCCTCCCGGAAATCTGCGAACTTTTCCATGCCTTTAATCTACGCGAACTGGAAATTCGCGCCGTGGATGGACGTATGGACCTGCCGCAATGGTCCGCGGACAAGGGCTGGATGCCGCTCCGGGCCACCGCATTGCTGGCGCACCATCGAATCCAACTCCGTGTTGCAGGTTCTTCCTTCAAGCTCGTCGGCAACGATGAAAAGTCCCGGGCCGAGATGCTGGCGTTTTGCCAGTGGGCCGACTCCTGGGGCGCGCCATACGTCCGCGCCTTTGGCGGCGGTGCGTGGGGACATCCGCTGAATGAAGCGGATTATGCTCAAGCGGCCCAAACGGTCGCATGGTGGCAACAGGAAAAAAAGCGGCACGGCTGGCGCATTGAATTATTGCTCGAAACACACGACGGATTCTCCGCTTCGGGTCCGTGCCGCGAGCTGTTCGCCCGATTGCGTGAACCGATCGGCATTATCTGGGACTCGCATCACACCTGGCGGCTCGGGGGCGAATCCCCGCGCGAATCGTGGTCGCAACTCTCCAAGTGGATTCGTCACGTTCATGTCAAAGACAGCATCGCCAAACCCTCGGCACGGCATCCGTACACGTACGTTCTGCCCGGTGACGGCGAAATGCCACTAGGACAAATCGTCAACCTGCTGGCTGAGCATCAATTCGCGGGGGCAGTTTCACTGGAATGGGAGCGTCTCTGGCATCCGTATCTGCCGCCGTTGCGCGAGGCGTTGACGCGGTTGGAAGCGCAGCCATGGTTTGTGGGTTCTGTGAAGGCTGTCAATGAACACCAATCTCCTGCCATCACCCGTTAA